From a single Sorghum bicolor cultivar BTx623 chromosome 5, Sorghum_bicolor_NCBIv3, whole genome shotgun sequence genomic region:
- the LOC8076806 gene encoding ankyrin repeat-containing protein At5g02620: MDWRLLKAATSGDVPSLKQLLALDGPGVLLGITPQGNTCLHIASIQGHEEFCKNILTVDHSPALALLSTINKDGETPLLTAVARGCAPLLAAVLLRRCRDQQLMQTILKQDRRGCNALHHAIHIGYTKLALELIEGEPAMSKTVDERNESPLFNAARRNFTEVSHKLLEILDSADCGPLGVHVLHAAVRNGNLGEIFALYKCPCG, encoded by the coding sequence ATGGACTGGCGTCTCTTGAAAGCAGCCACATCCGGTGATGTTCCATCACTGAAGCAACTACTGGCTCTTGATGGCCCGGGCGTGCTGCTTGGGATAACTCCACAAGGAAACACATGCCTCCACATCGCCTCCATCCAGGGCCACGAGGAATTCTGCAAGAATATCCTGACGGTGGACCATTCACCGGCTCTAGCGCTCCTCTCCACGATCAACAAAGACGGCGAGACACCGCTGCTCACCGCAGTCGCAAGGGGCTGCGCTCCTTTATTAGCTGCTGTTTTACTCAGGCGCTGCCGTGACCAGCAGCTGATGCAGACCATCCTGAAGCAAGACAGGCGCGGATGCAACGCGCTGCACCATGCCATCCACATAGGATACACGAAGCTGGCGCTCGAGCTGATAGAGGGAGAACCTGCCATGTCAAAAACTGTGGACGAACGCAACGAGTCGCCTCTGTTCAATGCGGCAAGGAGGAATTTCACAGAGGTGTCACATAAATTGCTGGAGATCCTAGATTCAGCTGATTGtggacccttgggcgtccatgtTCTCCATGCTGCTGTCAGAAATGGAAATCTAGGAGAGATTTTCGCTCTGTACAAATGTCCATGTGGCTAA